The Halococcus salsus genome contains the following window.
TTCTTGTACACCATTGCACTCCCCCGTGCGAGCAGGGACCGAATGAACGGTCGGTTCTCGGTGACGACGGCCGCCACTCACCCCTTTTAGTGGACTGCCACGAACACCAGAGTCAAACCGTTCGACCGCCGAACGGGACCATGCCGATCGATCTTCCCCGGCTCGGACTCGGGACCTATTCGAGCGACGAGGGCGACGACTGGGCCGACACCGTCTCCACGGCGCTCGATACGGGCTATCGCGCCGTCGACACCGCACAGGTCTACGGCAACGAGGAAAGCGTCGGCGAGGGCATCCGGTCGTCGTCGGTCGACCGCGACGACGTGTTCCTCGCGACCAAGACGGTCCACGTCGACGTGCCACCCGAACCCGAGGAGGTCCCCGAGGCCATCGACGGCTGTCTCGACCGGCTCGGGGTCGACGCCGTCGACCTGCTCTACGTCCACTGGCCCTCCGGGATCTACGACCATGAGGACGTGCTCCCCGCCTTCGACGAGGCCTACGAGGCCGGCAAGGCCCACAACATCGGGCTCTCGAACTTCACCCCGGAGCTCCTCGACGAGGCCCGCGAGGTCCTCGACGCGCCGCTCGCCGCTCACCAAGTCGAGATGCACCCCCTCTGTCAGCAGGAGGAGCTCGTGGCCTACGCCCAAGAACACGACCACTGGCTGGTGGCGTACTCGCCGCTCGCCCGTGGCGAGGTGTTCGACCTCCCCGAGATCGAGGAGGTCGCCGAGAAACACGACGCGACGCCGGCCCAGACCACCATCGCGTGGCTGCTCGCGAAGGAGAACGTCGCCGTGATCCCGAAGGCGAGTAGCGAGGACCACCTCCGCGACAACCTCGCGGCGCGCGACATCGAACTCGACGACGAGGACATCGACCTGATCGACTCGGTCGAGGGCGACTACCGGGTCGTCGACCCCGACCACGCGCCCTGGAACTGAATTCGTCGAGTCGGCGAACCGTTCACTCCCCGACGGAGAACGTGGCCGTGCTGTTGCACTGTTCGCAGTCGAAGACCACCTGCTCCGCGTTCCATATCTCGATGTCCACGTCGCGGTTCTCACAGTAGGGGCACGTGATCCATTCCCGAACGGACCGGCGGTCGTCCGTCCCGGAGCCATCGAGCGGTCGCATCAGTGTGTGTACATCTCACACCCGCTATAGCCTTCTGCTTGCAAGGCCGCGACGACCCCACCGACCGGGTTCCACTGAGCGAAACCACCGCGCATCGATTCCCCCGACTCGACCGCGCTCGGTCGCTCGTCAGAACAGCGCCGTTCGATACCGTTCCCAGCACTCCTCGCAGACCCGAACGTCCCGTTCGTCCGCCGAACTCTCGCCGTCGCTGAGCGTGATATAATAGTGCGGTTGTTCTTCAGAGAGGGCCGTACCACAGAGCGGACAATCCATGCCTCGCCTGGGGAGAGCCCCCTAATAAAGGCTCAGTATTCAAAGCCCGCTCGCCCTCACGAGAGCTCCGCCTCGATCCCGTTCCAGCAGTCCTCACAGACGCGGACGGGGTCGGTCGTCCCGTCGTCGGATGCCGCCGAACGCGTCCCGTCGACCACCCTGAGCGCGACGCGATATCCGGGACGGGCCGCCGGAAGCGTGGCCCCACACAGCGGACAGTCCATATCCCGGCGTGCGTCGTCATGTAAAATAAACATAAGTGATCCGTACCGCTACGGACCGTGGCCTTCCCATCGGGACGAGAACCGACGGATGGCGCTCGGCTCGCGGGTCAATCGTAACGATCCGACGACCGCGATATTTTCCGGATAGCCACAGGATAGCTTATACATCCCGCCCGAATATCCCCCCGAATGACCGCACGCGACGACACGAGCGACGACCCGGAGTGGTCACTGCTCGGCCCCGGACTGCTCGTGGCCGCCACCGGCGTGGGTGCCGGGGACCTCGCCGCCGGCCTCGTCGCCGGGAGCCGGTACGGACTGAACTTCGTCTGGGCCGTCCTCGTCGGGATCGTCCTCAAGTTCGCGCTCAACGAGGGGGTCGGGCGCTACCACCTCGCGACCGACCGGACGATAATCGAAGGGATCCACTCGCTGGGGCGGTGGGCGAGCGGCTTCTTCGGTGGCTACTCGCTCCTCTGGGGGTTCGTCTACGGGGCCGCCGCGAGTTCGTCGTGTGCGCTGGCCGCGAACGCCCTCTTCCCCGGTATCCCCTTCTGGGTCTACGTCGTCGTCCATCCCATCGCGGGCGCGGTGCTCGTGCTCGCCAACCGCTACGAGGTCTTTGAAGACATCATCACCGCCTTCATCTCGCTGATGGTGGTCACCGTCGTCGGCGCTGCGGTCTTCGTCCTCCCGCAGCTCGGTGACATCATCGCGACCGGGCTCCCCGCCCTCCCCGAGGGTTCGACGATCTACGCGCTGGGGCTCATCGGCGGCACCGGCGGTACGATCACCATGGCCTCCTACGGCTACTGGCTCAGCGAGAAGGAGTGGGAGGGCTCGCGCTACATCCCCGTCATGCGCCGCGACGCCGCCTCGGCCTACATCATCACCGGGATCTTCGTGATCGCGCTGATCGTCATGAGCGCGGCGCTGCTCTACGGCACCGGGGCCTCGGTCTCCGGCGAGGACGGCCTGCTGACGCTGGCCGCCAACCTCGGCAACCAGCTCCACCCCGCCCTCCGGTACGCCTTCCTGATCGGCTTCTGGGCGGCCTCCTTCACCTCCGTGCTCGGGACCTGGCACGGCGTCTCGTACCTCTTCGCCGACTTCGTCGGTCGGTTCACCGGCGGCCCGACCGAGGAGACCCAACTCCGGGAGACGACCGCCTACAAGTTCTACGTGCTCTGGCTGACGTTCCCGCCGATGCTGCTCTACTTCCTCGGCCAGCCGGTCTTCATCATCATCGTCTACGGTGCGCTCGGGGCGGTCTTCATGCCGTTCCTCGCCATCTCGCTGCTCGTCCTCCTCAACTCGGACCGGGTCAACCCGGCCGACAGGAACGGCCCGGTGTTCAACTCGCTGCTGGTCGTCAGCGCCCTGCTGTTCATCGCGTTGCTGGTGAACGAACTCAGCAGTCTCCTCCTGTAGAACCGGGGGCTCTCTCGATGTCGGATCCCGTGCGCGAACCCCCTCGACCGCCACGGGTGCGGGTGTCGCAAGCCGTGCCGGTTTCAGTGCCCGGCCGTGTGTATCGAGTGTTCATGACCGATTGGCGCTCC
Protein-coding sequences here:
- a CDS encoding Nramp family divalent metal transporter, translated to MTARDDTSDDPEWSLLGPGLLVAATGVGAGDLAAGLVAGSRYGLNFVWAVLVGIVLKFALNEGVGRYHLATDRTIIEGIHSLGRWASGFFGGYSLLWGFVYGAAASSSCALAANALFPGIPFWVYVVVHPIAGAVLVLANRYEVFEDIITAFISLMVVTVVGAAVFVLPQLGDIIATGLPALPEGSTIYALGLIGGTGGTITMASYGYWLSEKEWEGSRYIPVMRRDAASAYIITGIFVIALIVMSAALLYGTGASVSGEDGLLTLAANLGNQLHPALRYAFLIGFWAASFTSVLGTWHGVSYLFADFVGRFTGGPTEETQLRETTAYKFYVLWLTFPPMLLYFLGQPVFIIIVYGALGAVFMPFLAISLLVLLNSDRVNPADRNGPVFNSLLVVSALLFIALLVNELSSLLL
- a CDS encoding aldo/keto reductase, with product MPIDLPRLGLGTYSSDEGDDWADTVSTALDTGYRAVDTAQVYGNEESVGEGIRSSSVDRDDVFLATKTVHVDVPPEPEEVPEAIDGCLDRLGVDAVDLLYVHWPSGIYDHEDVLPAFDEAYEAGKAHNIGLSNFTPELLDEAREVLDAPLAAHQVEMHPLCQQEELVAYAQEHDHWLVAYSPLARGEVFDLPEIEEVAEKHDATPAQTTIAWLLAKENVAVIPKASSEDHLRDNLAARDIELDDEDIDLIDSVEGDYRVVDPDHAPWN